The following are encoded together in the Capsulimonas corticalis genome:
- the cas2 gene encoding CRISPR-associated endonuclease Cas2, protein MYIILVYDIGEERVHKVCKYMRRYLPRIQNSVFEGELSDSKLAKMKAGLEKIIVSGRDSVLLWVMRDDHFVDRQIMGVEKLPVDNFF, encoded by the coding sequence ATGTATATCATTCTCGTATACGACATCGGGGAGGAGCGGGTGCACAAAGTCTGCAAGTACATGCGCCGCTACCTGCCACGCATCCAGAACTCGGTCTTCGAAGGCGAACTCTCGGACTCCAAGCTCGCCAAGATGAAAGCCGGCCTGGAAAAGATCATCGTCTCCGGCCGCGACTCCGTCCTGCTGTGGGTGATGCGCGACGACCATTTCGTTGACCGCCAGATCATGGGCGTCGAAAAGCTGCCGGTCGACAATTTCTTCTGA